The Taeniopygia guttata chromosome 9, bTaeGut7.mat, whole genome shotgun sequence genome segment TTAATACTCACCTAAATTAGTTTATTAGGGATGGAAAGTGTTTTAAATACACTGTTCCTGTTCAATGCTGAGTGGAACAGGTATGAGCAGAGCTATCAATGAATAATTTCACTGTAAAGTGCTAATTGCTCATAGTGAATTAATTTTCAAGTCACTCTTGCATAGTGAGCAGTAGTTTCAGACAGGAAATACTGTGaggagaaagaaattttaaatttaatgctTAGTTCATTTAAGATGAacctaaattaaattaattttaaaagactttGCCTTTAGTCATGAGAGTTTATTTAGACCTGAAAGGTTCTATGTAGTTATATCCCCTGGATGGCTTTGCAAATGGTGACATTTGAAAAAGAGACAGTAATGATGCTCCAGTGCCAGCTGTGTGGGTTTTTCAGGAAGCTTTTTCAGGAAGCTGTCCCTGGTCTGAGCTGATGGAGTCAGGGCCTGAGACACAGACTGAGCACCAAGGCAGTGAACACACAGTACCCTAATCCATGAGAATCAGCCTGGTTTGTTTTTACCATCTTCATCTCTTTGGAAATCTGACATTTCCTTCCCCACTCAATTTCTGAGAGTGGCATTTTGCTCTCTTGGATGtcagctctgggggctgtggAGTTTTGTGTCCTGCTTTATCCCCTGGGTCTCATGGGCAGCACTTCCACATTGGTCCAAGCCCATCCTAAGCTGCTGTGTAGGTTTGTGTAACCTCTGCATTAAAACACACACCTGCTCATTCACCTGAAGGTTGCATAGTATTTTCTGATCTCTTACAGCAAAGTGGAAGGGAAAAAGCAAAGTTCAGAGAATATGCTGGTAATTGCAGGTATGGAGTAAGCTCATAGTCCAGCTTTTGTAACCATGGATTTAATGTTTCTGAAGCACAGTTCTGGGAGCCAGTGTAATGAACAGATTTCAagttaaaattttttaaatttccagcAAGTATTCATGTTGAATTATCTAAATGACTCTGTAGAGTAAGTAGCTAGAcaaacaagattttaaaatattttttttccatccagaAGTAATTGTAACTTGAGCACAATTGTGCATTCGTAGGATTGTGATCATAAACACTGTTTAAGTGCAATACTTAACACTGAAGGAGCATTCTAGCTGTGTTTATGAAGCACTGCTTGGGTACATAGGGTTGTTGACAGTCTTGTGGTGTTGTTGCTAGGTAATAATCAGGATATCTATGCTGATTATGGGATTAGGTTTGAAGCACAAATGTCTTTGATTCATGAGGTAGATCTGCTTTGTGAGTGAAGCCTGGGCAATCTGTGGAAGGCTTGTGTTGTCCTTCACTCTCCAGCCAGGATGCTTTTTGCAAATTCATTTTTGGAAAGAATGAGGGATTCTGCACGCCCAGCTTTCTTTCCAAGTAGTCTTTGTGTTATAGAATGAACAAGCCAATACTGACCAGGAAAGATGTGTGTAAAGATGAAGGGTTTTATCATTGAGGAAAGATGTGTGTAAAGATGAAGGGTTTTATCATTGAGTGCCAAATACTCTGTTCAGAGTTGAAAACACATAGAATATCTCATTAAAATCACTGTTGATTTGTAAGAGattatttaaatgagaaaagTACAGAATTCTCCCATAAAGGGTTAACACTTTAGCTGCTGTTAGCATTAATAGCAATACTGTAAGGTATTTGAATGGTATAAGGCCATTAGTTGCTGGCACAGCACAAGAAGTGATGTACAAAGGAGATGTAGCAGTGGTTATCTGTAGTTCTTTCATTTCAGATATTtccaccttcctggcacagcttcTATCCTCTCTGGCAGTGAAACTGTCACCCCTGTTCTAGAGAGGGATGGTCCAGGCATCAGTGTTGGGACTGCCCAGAAGCaccaggttaaaaaaaaatgcagaggaaaataCAATTGTTAGGAAGGCAGTAGGGTGAAGATCACTGCTCAGCTGGTGTCTCCCTCCATGAATGCCAAGCATAAAAGTGGGCTTGCAAAGAGAACTACcattaatgttttaaaacagtCACTGGGCAGGCTCAGGCACCATGGTTGGATGTTGCTGGAAACCTGCAGTGCCACTGTTGCCTCAATTGAGGTGACAGCTTAAAAGTTGATGCTCTTTGGCACTTTTCCACcgaaagtaagaaaaaataaatttgacaACTAATACAGTGATGTAACATCAATCCATTAATATTTGTTTTGGCTGCATGTTGTGGGTTCCctgtaaaaaatgtttaaaacttCAAGTGGCTTTAGgagcactgcagcagctacAGGAATTCTGGCACGTTAGGGCAGATGGGGTTGTGTAAACTTTAATTAGGGCTTGGGAAGCTGAACCACACtgataaataaaacatgttAGCAGCCTCACCCAACTGGTTGCAGTTCCAGTTCCTTGCATGTTAGTGATTCAGAAGGGTGAGACTTACCATGCAAAACACACCTGAAATGAACTTGAAAATAGCTTTTCCTTCATCTGGTGTTGAATGAACTTTAAAAGAGGAATTTCCCCCTGCCTGCCAAGTCTGTATGAATTAGTTATTTCATGATTCTGAAATGCCTGGTGCATTCCTAGATTTGATGTATTTGCTGATTTTCAAATGGAATTAggttttgtaaatattttgtcaGCCCCATTTCAGTGGGTGTCCAGTTTCTATAAAACCTGAAGAAATGCTGTGTCAAACCCCTGTGTTTAGCCATGGTTTATCCTATAGCATCTCCAGCACTAACAGCAATTACAGTttgagggagcagggagagattGCTTAGGGCTGTTTTCCAGTTAACATTGCgtgtgttttcctgcttttaacATGGAAATAGAATTTCCTCCAAATACATTTTCCAgcataaaaaaatgaaataatttgtggTGCCAAACACTTCCAACTATATTGCTAAGCATTGCCTCCTCTTATTGCACtagttttaaaattcagtttttgatCATTTACTATCCTTTTGATGGCCTTTTAACTAGATTTTCTCCCCAAACCATTTTCTACTGCTGAAAAATGCTTGTCCCCTTTTGATTACATCACAGAAAACTCAAAGAATTTTACAACAGACTGTGGGTGAAAGAAGCACTATGTGGGGTGAAgtaataaatcaaaataatcgGATTTTAGTATGTTTCAGAAATTGAAGATTAATTTATGATTGAGATGTGATTGTGTATTCTTATGGAGTGAAATACTAGAATATTCTTTTATAAGAAAATTTAACCCATGTAATCTTAAATTCTGCAATTAAATCTATCTCTATAATTGAtatctaataaaataaattattaccCAAAATCGAAATTTTGCAGTTGAAGAGCACACAATGAGCTATGTAAAAGTATGATCTTTACTTTGTGAATCGTTTTATAAGAAGCACTTTCCTATTACCAACTAGCATGTGAACGAATTTTAGATTCTCTCATTTGTTATGATCTgtaaaaatgacatttcttcAATCTGTCTGTTAATGGATAAATCCATCCTACAAATGCTGAAACAAAGCACCTTATACTATGCTGCTTAAACTTGCTTGTAATTGCACCTTTTGTTATCTGCAGAGTTTTCTTAATGAGTATTCTTGTGTGAAATCATTGTTCCCTGTGGGTCTGGGGGACAGTTAAATAACCTACAGCATCATTTACTTAGTTTCTCTTTCAATACAACATTGTATTGTGACCTTAGTGCTTCAGAAATAAATGCTAATTTCATTTGTCTGCTTTGGTTGTGTATCATTTATTTCTCTTATACAAAATCAAATCAAGTCCATTGTAAAACTCGAAGAATTTGAAAAATGAGAGTATTTTTGCTAGAAGCCTGACTAATTCTTTCCCTACTGAAGTAGTCCCACTTCATATTTAactattttaaagtaattttgtcTTCAAACTAAGGTACATTTTAATTTGAGCTATTCTTTAACCTTGGGTATGCATTTATGTGTAGCAGCTAACCTTGATGCTTGTtgctttaattatttaattattaatatgaTCATGTACCTTAGAggaacagcagcaaagaaaCAATGAAACAGCACCTCTCCTGTAGTTGTGGAAGTTGCACATCTTGCACTGGTTTTGTACTATATAACATTTCTATTTCTCTAGGAGTTGTAACTTTAACTTAAACAAGTTATTTCTTGTTAAACAGACAGCAACCCTTACCTTCCATCAAGCTgacaaaaattcacattttaacaACAAAATACACTTCAAAAGCTCATATGAACCTTAGGTCAGCCTCTGTATGTAACTCCAGCCTTCCAGACTTCATTGCATTTTGTACTGTAAAACCTGAGATAATTCCATTTAAAGGAAGTGTAGAATTCTATTCACAAAAATCAAGTTTAACTGAAAACTTGTCCTATATAAgcagtgttttttttaaacatgtaaTTTCAAGTTGAATTtcctggcctggcagtgctTGCAGTGCAACATTCACTGCAGTATTGCTGGGCACTGGACTTGTGTCTATGGAGTGAAGCTCTGGAGATGTTTCCTTGTGTTGTCTGTAAGGACCCAGCCACCCAACATCAGAGTTCTGCTTCTTTGCAGCCTTTTCAGTCGCAGCTCATTAACAGATGACAATTACTGTGCCTGGCGTATCAGCTGGCTTTGTGCTTTCATTGTTGAACGGCATAAAGCAGAATTTCCAGCTGACAAAGGGGTCTGTGCACCACCCCTCCTCTGTCAGCTCCACCTCGTGGCACCGGCACCAGTaggctgctgccaggagaaAGCTGTTGATGAAGCACAGCCAGGGCACGTTCATCTCCACATAGGCTGGGATCTGCACTCCCAGGAGCAGAACCACCACCTGGAGAACAACAAACGGTGCCCAGGTGCCAAGGAAACACAGgaggagcctgctcaggagctgccACTTAAAGCAAGTGGTGTTGTTAGGCACGTAGGGGAACATCAGCACAGGCTGGCTGGAAAAGGACAGGAGCCTGGCAGACAGCAGCATGGTTGTCACCTCCCTCCAGCAAGCCAggagagctgtgcccagcagcagcaccatggcCCACGACACCGaggagctctgccagctgccagaGAGAGGGCACTGGGAAGGGGAAACTCTGTTCTGCATCTCCAGCTCTCCAGAGACAGCAGGAACTTGGAGAGTGCAATAAAACCCAGAAATCCATATAACCACCACAGCAAATCCATAAAGTAACTTCCGAGCTGCTGTAGGGAGCTGGGATGTTTGGGAGACGGTGGTGTAATAATCCAGAGCAGCCACGAGGTACACGGGGTAAGGCAAAATGCCGTAGGTCAGAGAAGAGATCTGAGTGAAGAGGCAGATGTGGTACTCCGTGAATCGCACGCCCCAGAGCGCAAAGTCCTCAAACCAGAAAATGAAACACATGCTCAGCAGCAGTGTGAAATCAAGGAGTGCCACTGAAACACAGAAGTAACCCATAAAACTGACTTTCACAGGTCTTGGCTTAATTTGCAACATGAAGAAATCAAGGAAGACTTTTCCAAGCATAATCAGGACCAGCATGTAGCTGATTTCAAGAGGTTGGCTGGTGTGGGTGCAGTGGTGCTGAGCAGAACCATTTTCACAGAGTCTGGCAGCCATCCTCCAG includes the following:
- the GPR160 gene encoding probable G-protein coupled receptor 160; translation: MAARLCENGSAQHHCTHTSQPLEISYMLVLIMLGKVFLDFFMLQIKPRPVKVSFMGYFCVSVALLDFTLLLSMCFIFWFEDFALWGVRFTEYHICLFTQISSLTYGILPYPVYLVAALDYYTTVSQTSQLPTAARKLLYGFAVVVIWISGFYCTLQVPAVSGELEMQNRVSPSQCPLSGSWQSSSVSWAMVLLLGTALLACWREVTTMLLSARLLSFSSQPVLMFPYVPNNTTCFKWQLLSRLLLCFLGTWAPFVVLQVVVLLLGVQIPAYVEMNVPWLCFINSFLLAAAYWCRCHEVELTEEGWCTDPFVSWKFCFMPFNNESTKPADTPGTVIVIC